In the bacterium genome, CTGAAGTATCTGCAAAAATTTTCATGGTGTCGAAAATTTTTAAGTTTTGGTGTTGGGGTATCAACAATTGCAAATCGGTACAAGCCAATACCACGCAATCTACATTTTTATTTTCAAAATCGCCAATAATTTTAATAAGTTCACCTCTATCTTTGGTATTTTGTTGTCCAGTAACGAGATTATGGATAAATTTACCTAATTTTGCTTGCTGAAAATCATCTGGCGTTTCGTAGCCGATACCACTTTCCATAAAAGCGTTCTCATATAATTTGTTCTTAATTGTTGTTGATGTGGAAACTATGCCAACTTTGTTAAAATTATTTTTCTTAAGAAATTTTACAGTTTCCTCCACAATACTTAGAACAGGAATTTTAACAGAATCTCTAATGTCTTGGATAAAAATGTGGAGTGAATTACACGGCATAACAATAAAATCCGCTCCTGCCTTTTCCAATCTTTGGGCTTCAGTAATTAAAAATGGCAAACACCTTTCAATCCCAACATTTTTTGATATTGCATCTTCTTCAATTTGATATGGCAAAGGGACACTCGCAATAATTACGGAGGGTCTAGCAGTTCTATCTTTTTTCTGGCATGAGAAAACAATATCGAGGTAAAACTCGGAAGTTGTTTCTGGCCCTAATCCACCAATTATTCCTATCGTTTTCATAATTTTATTATTTCAATAAATCCTCAATGGAAACACTGAGAGCTTTCGCCATTTTGCCCATAATTACAACTCAAGGTGTCTTAATAACTCCACTTTCAATTTTAGTGAGGGTTGTATATTTCACACCGGACTTTTGGGCAAAATCTTCCTGCGAAAGCTCTAGCTTCGTCCGATGTTTCTTTATATTTCCATCGATATTGTTTTCAGTTGCCATACTTGCATTATCTTGATAGTATGAAAGTGCTTTGATACACTTTCATTATCATAATATCAAAAATTATGGATTTATTCAAATTTAAAGGGAGTAAAACTGATGTCGTGTGCGCATGGGTGGGTTGGAGCGAACACGACACCTCTTGTTGTATTGGATTTTTCTGCGGCGTATTTCGCGAAGCGAAATCTGAATGGCGGCGATTTTGAAAAAGGCATTTCCGAAACCCGCCCGCATTCCTCCTCAGACCCCTCCTGCGGGCGGGACATAAGCCGAGGTTTTGCCAATCATTTTCCCCAGAAAAATAGTTTGGCAAAACCGAGTCAGTTTTTAGAATTCAGTATCAAGATTTTCTTGATAAAAAGTTCGGATTTCATTCAGGAGGGACAGAGATTTGCTTGACAAGATCGCAAGTGATCTAAAAAATTATTTGCAGATATTCCTTTTAGCTATTATATTGTATAATATTGCTATGCAAACCAAAAGGTTGAATATTGCTATCCGCCCCTCGAAAGAGCTAGAAAACTATATCTTTCAAATTGTTGATCAATTCAATCTTTGTGGTGAGATGCTCTTTGCTTTGGATGGAGTAGGCTATTATCCTCATGCAACGCTCTACTTTCCTGAATTTCCAATAGAGGCAGAATCAAAAGTTTGTAGTGACTTGGCATCTTATTGCATCAACCACAAAGCAATAAATACTACCTTTACACAACTAGAAGCTGAAAACGGATATATTGTAGTAAGCTTCTTTCTAAATGATGAAGTCTTTGAACTACACAAGGAAATCGTTTCTTTGATAAATCCTCTTAGAAACGGAGTTGTACGAACAAAGTATTTGGATGTTGACACTTTGAATTCTTTGCCGAAAAATCAGACTCGTAACATTCTAACTTATGGATATCCAGGTGTGATGAGAGAGTGCAAACCTCACATTACACTCGGTCGATTCAAAGATATTTCAATTGCGATTGAAGTCAAAAGAAAAGTTAATTGGGACTTCCGCACTTTGATATAAATAGTATCGGAGTATTTGAAATTGGTGATAATGGAACTTGCACTAGGTTGTTAGGCAGTTTTGATTTATAAGTATAGCTACTGAGATTTGGATCATTATTCATTTATACTTTTGATAGTTCAAAAGATACTTCAGAAATTTATCAAGGTTGCCATAATGCTTCTTGTAGAAATAAATGGCGTTTTTGATATCTTTCGCTCGTCTGGAGTTTCCAAAAGTATCCATATCTAGATGTTTTGTAACTACATGTGGATCATAAAAAATTTGAAAGCCCAGATCGTTTATCCTTTTCGAAATGTCTTGAGTTTCATGATATTGCATTTGTGCGTCAAAACCATCTATCTTTTTGAAGATATCAGCACGAATAGCAAAGTTGCTTTCAATTCCCCAGTCAATCGACAGTGGTGATTGAATTGAATTTGATTCAATCGAAAAGATATAAATATTTCGAAATAAATTATGAAGTACTCTCAGCAAAGTTTCATTTTGATGAAAGAGAAAATATATCATCAAAGACATGGCTTCTAAAGTTGAACGGACAGGGTGGAGTCTGTAACCGAAATTCCAATAATGCTGTTTGTTTTCCTTAGTGAGTACCTTGCCAGTAATAACTGCAATACTTTCTTGCTCAAAAGACTTTTGTAAGCTATCCAAGTTCATTTCAATTATCTCCATATCAACATCAACAAACAGCAAAATATCTTTATTATTTATAATGCCGTGCTGATACATACTCAAAACCCTGTTTCTATTTCCAGCTGGTCCTA is a window encoding:
- a CDS encoding helix-turn-helix transcriptional regulator codes for the protein MATENNIDGNIKKHRTKLELSQEDFAQKSGVKYTTLTKIESGVIKTP
- a CDS encoding glycosyltransferase; the protein is MVHLIIPNYNGSKYLRNLLTSAITYHFGKIIISDDCSTDDSKEIIKDFQATCPNEIYMVEGQSNLGPAGNRNRVLSMYQHGIINNKDILLFVDVDMEIIEMNLDSLQKSFEQESIAVITGKVLTKENKQHYWNFGYRLHPVRSTLEAMSLMIYFLFHQNETLLRVLHNLFRNIYIFSIESNSIQSPLSIDWGIESNFAIRADIFKKIDGFDAQMQYHETQDISKRINDLGFQIFYDPHVVTKHLDMDTFGNSRRAKDIKNAIYFYKKHYGNLDKFLKYLLNYQKYK
- a CDS encoding amino acid racemase; translated protein: MKTIGIIGGLGPETTSEFYLDIVFSCQKKDRTARPSVIIASVPLPYQIEEDAISKNVGIERCLPFLITEAQRLEKAGADFIVMPCNSLHIFIQDIRDSVKIPVLSIVEETVKFLKKNNFNKVGIVSTSTTIKNKLYENAFMESGIGYETPDDFQQAKLGKFIHNLVTGQQNTKDRGELIKIIGDFENKNVDCVVLACTDLQLLIPQHQNLKIFDTMKIFADTSVEEILK